In Armatimonadota bacterium, the genomic stretch ACGAGATAATCAGCTCGCCGAGGTCCTTTTTCTGAAGAATTGTCCTGTCCCACTCTTCAAGCAGACCCTTGGGGCAGACAACCATGCCTGACCCGACGATCGCTCGGGTGCCTGGGTGCAAAATCCCGGCGGGAATAAGGTGGAATTTGTACTCCTGACCGTCGGCGATCACCGTATGCCCGGCGTTATTGCCTCCGGCATATCTAACGACGAGGGAAGCTTGGCTTCCGAGTACATCAACGAGCTTTCCTTTAGCTTCGTCGCCCCACTGGGCACCGACAATTACAAGTGTTGGCATGGTTCACAAACTCCTTTGTACGTGACCTTCGTCATAGAAGAAGGCCAGCGCACCCTGCTGAGGATCCGCCGGCCTTTTCAGAACCGTTGAGCCTTCTCCCAACGGTATAGAAGTATAGCTTATACTGCTGAGAATGCGTTTCTTAGTTGCCCTTCTTGGTATAGCCGCCCTAACCGGTTGCGCTCGTACTTCCTCGACGACTGTCGTCGATGCCAACGGAGATTGGCATCGGACAGTCAAGCTGACGATCTCCAAAGGGATGGGTGTAAACGATCCCGCAGCCGCCGCCGAAGAGTGGCCCACTCCATTCAAGCTCCCCACTGGAGCGGAGTGGAGCAAAACTGAATCCGTAAAGGAAGACGAAAAAACGATTACCCTTTCGCGGGATGTCAAGGCTGGTGACACTCAGCTCACCGACATCGTGGGCCAAGATGAGAAGAGCAAAAAGACCACACTGAAGAACTTCGTGCAAGTTAAAGAGATCGAGCCAGGAGTGTTCGAGTACTACGAAAAGATCGTCAATCCGAACCCCGACAAGACTCCAAATAGCGATATTGTCAAGTTCAAGGAGAGTCTTGGTAAAGCGCTTCCCGCTGGGGTTTCTCTCGATGACGAGGACGCCAATCTCGTTGCCAAGCAAATGGTCGTCAGCGTCTCCAGAATCATGTTTGGTCCGGACGACCACTTGTTTGGATCAATCATTACCAACCCCGAAGGTGCCGGCCGACGCCTGAAAGTCGGCCTTGGGAAGGTTTTGGATACTGCATTTAAGACTCACCTGTCGGCAAAGCTCAACGACGGACAGCGGAAAGAAGTTATCGCCAAGCTAATGGCCGAAGTGGATGGCGAATCGATCAAGAACTCCAAAAAGTCGGACGCATCGCCGGATAAGGCTGGCGAAGGCTCGTTTGTGGGGATGTCGGTCAGCGTAAAATTCCCGGGTGAAATCATCTCCACCAACGGAGAAATTGACCCTTATACGGGTGAGGTGTTCTGGGACTTCCTCTCGGCGAGCGCCGAGATCGAGCCTCTCGAACTCCGCGTCAGGTTTCGAGTCAAGTAGAGCACCTGCTTGAAGTGTGACAACTTTTCACGGCTATAGATGCCAGTGTTTCATAGCGGAAGAACACTGTTGACCACCCGCGGGCCGAGCAGGGGTCGGGCTGATTCGAAGCGAAACCAAGTTTGCGCACTGCAGATGAACCAACGGAACCTTCTAGGCTTCCCGCCGTCCATAATTACGGTATGCGCCGACTCGCCTTATTACTGTGTCTCGCCCCTTGCACCTTGCTCGCCTGGAGCGCCGATGGGCACATGCAAGTCGCCGACATCGCGTGGACAAAACTCACCCCAGCCGTCCAAGCCAAGCTCGCCAGAATCCTGGCTGCCGGAGAGCCAACGTTCACTCCGCTCAATAACGACGTTCGTGACTCTTTCCGCAAGTCGTCCACCTGGGCCGACTTTATCAAGGGCACAAAGCCGAGCATCTATGACGAGATGATCAAGGCGAACAACACGCGGTTCGAGCCAAACATCGAAAGCACCCCCGGAAACGAGGGCGTGAAGTGCAAAACGTGGCACTACTACGACGTCCCGATCCGCTACCGAGGGGCTGAACCTTCGGTTCGCCCTAGCAACGCTCTGGTTGCCCTCACCTTTTCCATCAACGAAACCGCTCGGCTCAACAAGCTCCCCGACGCAAGCCCCCGCGAGCAGGCTTTCTGGGTCTACTGGATCAACCACGTTGTCGGCGACCTGCACCAGCCGCTGCACTGCACCAGCAACCACGAGCACGATGAGGCCGGTGACGACGGTGGAAACAAGTTTATGATCACCGCACCGGACAACGACCGCTCGATCCGCCTCCACGGATTCTGGGATGGTGCGGTTGGGAAAGCAATCGCCAAAGACCGCGAAGCCGGTCTGAACGCCAATGTCGAGGCAGTCACCGAGCGTTGGGTCGCCGATCCCACCCTCCAACCCACCGCCGCCCAAGTGAAGAATCTCGACATCATGTCCTGGCTCAAGACTGGTGCCGCCCTCGCTGACAAGTTCAGCTACGACGGACTGAAGCCCAACGACAAACCGAACGAAGAGTACATGGAAGCCATGATCACCCTCAGCAAGAAGCAAGTTGTCCTTGCCGGGTACCGGATGGCGGCGATTCTGAATAAAGCTCTGGGTTAGGTCGGCAAAAGAAACGACTAGTCTCCACGCGTCGAATAGCGTAAAGTAGAAGCATGAGCCTCGTTGCCGTAGCTTTGTCTCTTCTTCTGTCTCAAGGCGGACAGAAGCCGAAGTCCACTCCTACTCAGCCGTTGCAAACAGCCCCGACATTGGGAACTGTTCAACTTCCTGGCGACAACGGGAAAGTGGGGGTCACCTATCAGCTTGGAGCGAAGGGACGCGAAATCCATTTCACGCTCGACTCCGCGACTGTCGGAATGAACTTTTCCGCCCCTGAGGACTCGCTCGTCGCTGGTGAAAATCAGCGCATCCTTGTCCTAAACTTCACAGTTCAGAACCCGCAGAAAGAGGAGATGGGACTCAGTGCGACGACGTTTGGGTTCACAGCGGTATCACCTGACGACGAGAACTTCAAGTTCAGCGGGTACCTACTAGGCCAGCCTAAAAGGGGCAGAATAAGCCAGTCTCTGAAGCCAGCCCAGAAGGTCAAGTGCGTCGTTGCGTTTCCGATCTATTCCACCGGCCCCGTCACCAAAGTGATGGTCAACAAGGGCGACGCTCCGATCCTTCGTTACGACCTCACTGGCAAGCTGGCTAAGATGGAATCCGCCTTCAGTAAAGACGGAATTGACCTTGACCAGACCACTAAGTTCCCCCTTCTGGCCAAAGGCGAGTCGCTCGACATGGGTGAATTCGGCGTAACCTATAATGGCTGGGAGTTCACCAGCGAAAAGATCAAAGGCTATGAGCCGTCGAAAGGTTTCAAATACCTGGTGATCAAGACCAGCTATAAGAACTTGGTTGCCAAAGACTCTTTCCTAAGCTTTGCCTACTTCGACTGGACAGTCAGCGACGCCTCCGGACAGAAGCTCCCCTGGAATAAGGACATCCTGTTCGAAGGCAGTGACACTCCCATTTACCAAAAACTGGTCTTTGGTGAAGACGAGATCAAGGGTCGCGTTTACTACCAAGTCCCCGAGACAATGACGTCCTTCGCCGCAACCCTGACCCATGTTGCTTCAAAAAGAAAAGTGAAACTCCAAACGAACTAGCAAAACGTCCTCTACAATAAACCCATGGCTCTGACGGAACGCGAGAAGATTGCACACCTGTATCGAAGGTTCTCCTTCGGGGGAACGGTGGCGGAGATTGACGAGGGCACTAGTGTTGGAGTCGAAGCAACGATTAAGAGGCTGATCGACTACGATACGGTTCCTCAAAATGTGACGGCACATCCTTATGAGTTTTCTTTCCGCGAAAAGGAGGAGGCCGACTTCGGCATCTGGCGATTCAGGCTTTGGTGGATCCTGCACATGGCTGCCAGTAAGCGACCGGCTCAAGAAAAGCTCTCGCTCTTCTGGCACAGCCACTTTGCCGTCAGCGACGCCAAAGTAGAACACGCCGGTCTGACCCTCGAGTATCTCCAGACCCTCCGAAAAAGTGCCAACGGCAAATTTGGCGATCTCCTCAAAAACGTCGCCAAAAACCCCGCCATGATGAAGTACCTCGATATGGATCGCGCCTTCCGAGGACGCCCTAACGAGAACTTCGCCCGCGAAGTCATGGAGCTATTCACCATGGGCATCGGGAATTACACCGAAAAAGATGTCCAAGAGCTCTCTCGGGCCCTCACCGGATGGGGCTACATCGACACCTTTTGGGAAGGCGGCAAGGACAACACCGAGCGGCTGATGACGCTGTACCGCGACAAACGCCCGTCCGGAGCCTTCTGCTACTTCCCGACCATGCGCGATACCGAGCCCAAGACCATCCTAGGGCAGACCAAAGACTTCGATGGCGACACTGCCTTGGATATGCTTGCGACTCGTCCCGAGACCGCCCGGTACATGAGCAGAAAGCTCTGGGAGTTCTACGCCTACAAGGACCCCGAGCAAGCCATCATCGACCGCCTTGCCGGAATCTGGACGAAGACCAACGGTGACATCAAACAAGTTCTGCTTGCCATCGCGCGCTCGCCAGAGTTCTACAGCGACAAGTGCGTGATGAAGCACTACAAGAGCCCTGCTGACTACGTTGTCGGAACCGTGCGCCAAATGGGTCTTGGCGAATCAATTCTCGCCATGCGCGCGAAGGATGCGAACCCGACAACACCCATCAAGCAGGAAGTTATCGATCAACTGGGTTACATCCAATACCAAATGTTTAAGATGGGTCTGGATATCTGCTACCCCAACGACGTGAACGGCTGGAAATGGGGCGAGGAGTGGGTCTCCACCAGCATGATGACGTACCGGATGCAGTACCACGGCATGATGATCTGGAATGACAAAGGCCCCTACACGGCTGCCCGTAATACCCAAGCTCTCATGCAAGCTAGGGCGCCAAAAACCGCTCCTGAAGCCAAGCAGCGCTTCCTCGAGATCTTTGACCTTCGCCTCTCTCCGAGCGCGGACCAAGTGATACAAAAGGTATTTGAAAACAACCCAACCAGCTACACCGACACCGGAGCCTGGGCTGGCACCCTCTACGCCTGCCTCAAACTTCTTTCCGCCTGTCCAGACATGCATGTCTGCTGATTCTCAACCCCCTCTCCCACCTGTCATGAAAGAGCGGCAGGGGGTGAGGGGAAAGAGTTTTCAAAGAAAACTGAAACTTTGGCGGTAAACTGAACGCAGGAATAGATATGCCAGTCGCACCCGAACGAATCGTTGGCCCGGACCTGATCGACATCTACCGAAAAGTCGACGAAGGAACGCGCCTCAGCTTCGAGGACGGCATGCGCCTCTATCAAACGCCGAACCTCACCGCCGTCGGCTACATGGCAAACATCGTGCGCGAACGACGTCACGGAAAGAAGACCTACTTCGTCGCTAACCAGCACATCAACTACACCAATATCTGCAACAAGTTCTGCAAATTCTGCTCTTTTTACGCCAAGAAAGGCGGTCCCGAGCCCTACGAGATGTCTCTTGACACCGTCAGAGAACGGCTGAGCTGGCACCGCGATGTGGATATCACCGAGGTCCACATGGTCGGCGGAATCAACCCCCGCCTCCCCTACCAGTACTATCTCGACCTCGTCAAAACCGTCAAAGAGGTCCGCCCCGGCGTCCACGTCAAGGCATTCACCGCAGTCGAAATCACCGAAATCGCCCGCCAAGGTAAGTGCACGGTTGAACAAGCTCTCGCCGACCTCATCGAAGCCGGTCTCGACTCGCTTCCAGGTGGCGGAATCGAGATCCTCTCCGACCGCGTTCACCAAGAGCTCTTCGGCAAAAAGCTCAACGGTGACGAATGGAAAGAAGTCGCCCGCGCTGCCGCCAAGCTCGGCCTGCGCCAGTACGCGACCATGCTCTACGGCCACATCGAAACTCTCGAAGAGCGCGTCTCGCACCTCATCCAGCTCCGCGAGCTGCAGGATGAAACCCAAAACTTTCTCACCATGACCCCACTCGCCTTCCACCCCGAGAAGACGGAACTTGAGCACATCCAAACCCCAACCGGAGACATGGATCTTCGAGGAATCGCGGTCACCCGGCTCATGCTCGACAACTTCGAACACGTCAAGAGCTTCTGGATCATGAACACCGCTCCCATTACCCAACAAGCCCTTTGGTACGGCGCTGACGACGCCGACGGCTTCGTCCACGAATACGAAATCACCTACAACGAAGGCGACTTCGGCAACAAGAAGCAGGTCCTCACAAGGTCAAACATGGTCAAACTCATCGAAGAAGTCGACCGAATCCCCATCGAACGCGACTCCCTCTACGAAGAAATCAAGCGCGAGCCAAAGAAGCCACTGGTTCCAATTGCTGTTGGCTAACGATCAGCGACGAAGCGCCGAAAGTCCCCTTTTCTTTCGATAAAGAGGGGATGCAAGGATGAGCCTGCTCACAACCGACCAGGCCAACGCCGCCAGCGCACGAGCTGGTGGTAGATAGTATAGAGAGAGTTACTTCGCGACAAACCCCCTCAATATTGGTCTGGCCTCGGCAAAGTTATGGTCGTCCTTGACCAAGGCATGCTCACCCCCGAGGAGTACGACGCCAAGCGCAAAGCGATCATCGACTCGATTTAGATCGCGGTGAGGTAAACATCGGAGAAATGTTGTTGCTTACTACGCTTCTCATTGCAGCTGTTCAGAACTCGGAATTTGATCCCGGTCCGAACCCGCGTTTGATGCAGCATCCGACGATCAACCGAACGACGGTCGTCTTCGAATATGCTGGTGATCTTTGGTCGGTGCCTCGCACTGGCGGCGATGCGAAGCGGCTGACGAGTTCGCCCGGGCTGGAATCGAATCCTAGCTTTTCGCCGGACGGAGAAACCATCGCGTTCACCGGCCAGTATCACGGGAACTTCGATGTTTACACCGTCCCGGCAAGCGGCGGTATTCCAAAGCGGCTCACTTACCACCCGGCCCGAAAGCTCGTGATGGGCTGGACTCCCGACGGAAAGTCCGTCATGTTCGCCTCCACAATGTTCTCGAACACGGCTGCGCCGATGATGTACACCGTAGGCACTGAAGGCGGGGTTCCCAAACAACTCCCGTTCCCGATGGGAACGATGGCGTCGATGTCGGCCAACGGCGAGCAGATCGCCTACGTTCCGGGCTACAAATGGCAAGAAGCCTGGAAGCGGTACCGAGGAGGACAGGCGTACTCGATCTGGATCGGAAACATGTCCGATTCTAGGGTCTACGAAATCCCCCGAAAGGGATGGGAGACGTTCCAGCCAATGTGGATCGGCGACAAGATCTACTTCCTTAGCGACGAGAAAGGGCCCGTCGGGCTGAGCAGCTTTGATGTCAACTCAAAGAGGGTGGCCGAAGAAATCCCTGGTAAGGGCTTCGATCTCAAATCCGCATCCGCCGGACCAGGAGCAATCGTCTACGAAAAACTGGGCTCGTTGAACCTGTTTGACCTGAAAACGAAGGCTTCGACCCGACTCCAAATTAACATCGAAGGCGACTTTCCAGAAGTGAGAACGACCTTCAAAGACGCCTCCAAGAACATCACTGGAACGGCCGTTTCCCCGAGCGGACAGCGCGCCGTTATTGCTGGTCGCGGCGCAATCTTCACTGTTCCCGCCGCCAAGGGCGATGCAAGATTGCTGACGCCCCAAACCGGCGTCTTCCGTCGCGACCCTTCTTGGTCGCCCGACGGCAAAACGATTTCGTACATCACTGACGAAGCCGGGAAGCAACAAATGGCACTGTTTGATGTTGCATCCTCGACGACCAAGCTCGTGGACCTCGGCGATTCTCCAGCCTACTATTACGGCTCAGGCAGCGCGTACTGGTCGCCAGATTCGACCAGGATCGCTTACTGGGACAACCGAAACAAGCTTTGGGTTCTGGAGCTCGCAACCGGCAAGAGCACGTTTGTGGATCAGACGCTGTTCACTGATCCAAATGTCGCTCAGCTGTCTCGTTGGTCGCCAGACTCAAAGTGGCTCACCTATGCGCGCGACCTCGAGAGCCACATGCAAGCGGTGTTTGTGTACAGCTTGGAGTCTGGAAAATCGACTCAAATCACCGACGGACTGAGCTTGGCGAAGAGCCCCATATTTGATCGCAACGGCAAGTATCTGTACTTCTATGCCAGCACCAACGCGGGTCCCGCGACAAGCTGGCTCGACATGTCGAGTATGACCAACCCGGTCATTTTGAGCTCGGTCTATTGCGTCGTTTTGCGGAAGGACCTTCCGAACCCTCTCAGCCCCGAGAGCGATGAAGAGGTGGTTCCTCCTGCAGCGGGAAGCGAACCGGCCAAGAAACCTGAGGAACCCAAGTTCTCGATTGACCTGGATGACATTGATCAGAGAATCATCACTCTGCCAATGCCAATCGGCGAGTACACCGGGCTCGAGCCGGCCACCGGTGGCTCGTTCTTCGCAATGTCCACACCGCCTCATGTGAACCCAATGGCGGGTTCGCCGATTTCATCGGTCAGTAAGTGGAGTAT encodes the following:
- a CDS encoding CofH family radical SAM protein produces the protein MPVAPERIVGPDLIDIYRKVDEGTRLSFEDGMRLYQTPNLTAVGYMANIVRERRHGKKTYFVANQHINYTNICNKFCKFCSFYAKKGGPEPYEMSLDTVRERLSWHRDVDITEVHMVGGINPRLPYQYYLDLVKTVKEVRPGVHVKAFTAVEITEIARQGKCTVEQALADLIEAGLDSLPGGGIEILSDRVHQELFGKKLNGDEWKEVARAAAKLGLRQYATMLYGHIETLEERVSHLIQLRELQDETQNFLTMTPLAFHPEKTELEHIQTPTGDMDLRGIAVTRLMLDNFEHVKSFWIMNTAPITQQALWYGADDADGFVHEYEITYNEGDFGNKKQVLTRSNMVKLIEEVDRIPIERDSLYEEIKREPKKPLVPIAVG
- a CDS encoding DUF1800 domain-containing protein, with the translated sequence MALTEREKIAHLYRRFSFGGTVAEIDEGTSVGVEATIKRLIDYDTVPQNVTAHPYEFSFREKEEADFGIWRFRLWWILHMAASKRPAQEKLSLFWHSHFAVSDAKVEHAGLTLEYLQTLRKSANGKFGDLLKNVAKNPAMMKYLDMDRAFRGRPNENFAREVMELFTMGIGNYTEKDVQELSRALTGWGYIDTFWEGGKDNTERLMTLYRDKRPSGAFCYFPTMRDTEPKTILGQTKDFDGDTALDMLATRPETARYMSRKLWEFYAYKDPEQAIIDRLAGIWTKTNGDIKQVLLAIARSPEFYSDKCVMKHYKSPADYVVGTVRQMGLGESILAMRAKDANPTTPIKQEVIDQLGYIQYQMFKMGLDICYPNDVNGWKWGEEWVSTSMMTYRMQYHGMMIWNDKGPYTAARNTQALMQARAPKTAPEAKQRFLEIFDLRLSPSADQVIQKVFENNPTSYTDTGAWAGTLYACLKLLSACPDMHVC
- a CDS encoding PDZ domain-containing protein, with translation MLLLTTLLIAAVQNSEFDPGPNPRLMQHPTINRTTVVFEYAGDLWSVPRTGGDAKRLTSSPGLESNPSFSPDGETIAFTGQYHGNFDVYTVPASGGIPKRLTYHPARKLVMGWTPDGKSVMFASTMFSNTAAPMMYTVGTEGGVPKQLPFPMGTMASMSANGEQIAYVPGYKWQEAWKRYRGGQAYSIWIGNMSDSRVYEIPRKGWETFQPMWIGDKIYFLSDEKGPVGLSSFDVNSKRVAEEIPGKGFDLKSASAGPGAIVYEKLGSLNLFDLKTKASTRLQINIEGDFPEVRTTFKDASKNITGTAVSPSGQRAVIAGRGAIFTVPAAKGDARLLTPQTGVFRRDPSWSPDGKTISYITDEAGKQQMALFDVASSTTKLVDLGDSPAYYYGSGSAYWSPDSTRIAYWDNRNKLWVLELATGKSTFVDQTLFTDPNVAQLSRWSPDSKWLTYARDLESHMQAVFVYSLESGKSTQITDGLSLAKSPIFDRNGKYLYFYASTNAGPATSWLDMSSMTNPVILSSVYCVVLRKDLPNPLSPESDEEVVPPAAGSEPAKKPEEPKFSIDLDDIDQRIITLPMPIGEYTGLEPATGGSFFAMSTPPHVNPMAGSPISSVSKWSMDSRRSTPFGSALSITTTPSGAKAMVVGPAGPAIVSTMAPWGPGEGAIDLSGLKLKVNPREEWRSIFNEIWRNEPMLFYAANLHGINAEEMRQRYEPFLAGISSRNDLNYLFTDMLGEIVIGHMWASGGDMPSVGGTPGGLLGADYTMENGKYRLNRIYNGERWNPGLYAPLAQPGINAKVGEYILAIDGKELVDSNDIYELLEGKAGKQVKVRIGPNPNGTDAREVTVVAINSEGALRNRAWSEDNRRYVDKMTNGRAGYVHVPDTAGGGWTSFIRYYYSQVGKDGIVVDERFNQGGLIVDYIVYEMSKVLDGAFTPRDGRDWPTPGATIFGPKVLITNQFAGSGGDMFPWLFKHKKIGPIIGKRTWGGLVASFGFPTVDGGNINSPNCAFYNVDEGKWDVEGHGVDPDFDIELDPYLWRQGKDSQLEKAILEINKRLANYKAPALKRPTNPDKSKIGN
- a CDS encoding S1/P1 nuclease — protein: MRRLALLLCLAPCTLLAWSADGHMQVADIAWTKLTPAVQAKLARILAAGEPTFTPLNNDVRDSFRKSSTWADFIKGTKPSIYDEMIKANNTRFEPNIESTPGNEGVKCKTWHYYDVPIRYRGAEPSVRPSNALVALTFSINETARLNKLPDASPREQAFWVYWINHVVGDLHQPLHCTSNHEHDEAGDDGGNKFMITAPDNDRSIRLHGFWDGAVGKAIAKDREAGLNANVEAVTERWVADPTLQPTAAQVKNLDIMSWLKTGAALADKFSYDGLKPNDKPNEEYMEAMITLSKKQVVLAGYRMAAILNKALG